From Caretta caretta isolate rCarCar2 chromosome 14, rCarCar1.hap1, whole genome shotgun sequence, the proteins below share one genomic window:
- the LOC142069211 gene encoding olfactory receptor 10A7-like, which yields MANTEGKNQTSITEFVLLGFRDLPELLALLFLLFLVIYVVTLAGNILIVALLVADRHFHTPMYFFLGNLSCLETCYTSTLLPRVLASFPTGDNTISVSGCMTPFYFVSFFAAAECYLLAVMSYDRYSAICKPLHYAALTNTRFCLSLAAGSWINGFLAGIIVIVLMLQLTFCGPNKIDHFCCESTEMLNLCCNGTNQIELVITILAAIFTLPPFVLTMMSYVCIIFTILRIPSTAGRQKAFSTCSSHLIVVAIFCGTLITVYLLPKTNTLRDLNKVFFICYAILTPMANPFIYSLINHEVKEALKKLSVSV from the coding sequence ATGGCAAACACAGAAGGGAAGAATCAAACGTCCATCACGGAATTCGTCCTCCTGGGATTCAGGGATCTTCCTGAACTGCTGGCCCTACTCTTCCTGCTGTTTCTAGTGATCTACGTTGTGACCTTGGCCGGGAACATCCTCATTGTTGCGCTACTTGTGGCTGATCGGCActttcacacccccatgtacttcttcctggggaacttgtcctgcttggagacctgctacacctcCACCCTCCTGCCCAGGGTTCTGGCCAGTTTTCCGACAGGGGACAATACCATTTCTGTTAGTGGTTGTATGACAccattttattttgttagtttctttgctgCTGCAGAATGCTATCTGCTAGCAGTGATGTCATATGATCGGTACTCGGCGATATGCAAACCGCTCCATTATGCGGCCCTCACGAATACCAGGTTCTGCCTGTCGTTAGCAGCTGGGTCTTGGATAAATGGATTTCTGGCTGGTATCATAGTCATAGTTCTTATGTTACAATTAACTTTCTGTGGCCCCAATAAAATCGATCATTTCTGCTGTGAATCCACAGAAATGTTAAATCTCTGCTGCAATGGCACCAACCAGATAGAGCTTGTCATTACCATCCTGGCTGCTATATTCACTCTGCCTCCATTTGTATTAACCATGATGTCCTACGTGTGTATCATCTtcaccatcctgagaatcccttccaccgccgggaggcaaaaggcattttctacctgctcctctcacctcattgtggtgGCCATTTTCTGTGGGACCCTAATCACTGTGTACCTGCTACCAAAAACCAACACACTGAGAGACCTGAACAAAGTGTTCTTCATCTGCTACGCAATTCTGACTCCTATGGCCAATCCCTTCATATACAGCCTGATTAACCACGAGGTCAAGGAAGCCCTGAAAAAACTGTCAGTAAGTGTCTAG
- the LOC142069210 gene encoding olfactory receptor 6N1-like — MADCRNQTAITEFFLLGFGDLPDLQILLFLMFLVIYMATVVGNTLIVVLVVADQHLHSPMYFFLGNLSCVETCYTSAIMPWMLASLLTGDKTISVSGCIIQLYFFGSLAATECCLLAVMSYDRYLAICKPLHYSTLMNIRFSFQLAAGSWLNGFLPITIFVLFLSQLIFCGPNEIDHLYCDPLPLIELSCSDTHQVILADFILACVFTLPPFLLTLTSYMCIIATILRIPSTTGRQKAFSTCSSHLIVVTIFYGTLMIVYMLPKRGTLRDLNKVLSLCYTVLTPLVNSLIYSLRNREVKEALRKAVSKCGFCKNVQRL, encoded by the coding sequence ATGGCAGACTGCAGAAACCAAACAGCCATCACTGAATTCTTCCTCCTGGGATTCGGGGATCTCCCTGACCTGCAAATTCTTCTCTTCCTGATGTTCCTAGTGATCTACATGGCAACCGTGGTTGGGAACACCCTCATTGTGGTGCTTGTTGTGGCTGACCAGCATCTTCAcagccccatgtacttcttcctggggaattTGTCCTGCGTAGAGACCTGCTACACCTCAGCCATCATGCCCTggatgctggccagtctcctgactggggacaaaACCATCTCAGTCAGTGGCTGCATCATACAACTGTATTTCTTTGGTTCTCTGGCAGCTACAGAATGCTGTCTCCTAGCAGTGatgtcttatgatcggtatttagCGATATGTAAACCCCTGCACTATTCAACTCTTATGAACATCAGGTTTTCCTTCCAGTTGGCTGCTGGCTCCTGGTTAAATGGTTTTTTGCCTATTACCATCTTTGTCTTATTCCTATCACAGTTAATATTCTGTGGCCCAAATGAAATTGACCATTTGTATTGTGATCCCCTCCCACTGATAGAGCTCTCCTGCAGTGACACCCACCAGGTAATATTGGCGGATTTCATACTAGCCTGTGTATTCACCCTGCCTCCATTCCTACTAACCCTGACATCCTACATGTGCATCATCGCCACaatcctgagaatcccttccaccaccgggaggcaaaaggccttttccacctgctcctctcacctcattgtggtgaCAATTTTCTATGGAACCCTAATGATTGTCTACATGCTACCGAAACGTGGTACACTGAGAGACCTAAACAAAGTGCTCTCTCTTTGCTACACGGTCCTGACTCCCCTGGTAAActccctcatctacagcctgagaaacagagaggtcAAGGAAGCTTTGAGGAAAGCAGTCAGTAAATGTGGCTTTTGCAAAAACGTGCAGAGACTCTGA